One part of the Natronincola ferrireducens genome encodes these proteins:
- the rplL gene encoding 50S ribosomal protein L7/L12, translating to MTIEQILEAIENMKVLELNELVKAAEEKFGVSAAAPVVVGGAVAGGAAEEEQTEFDVILTSAGASKIGVIKVVREITGLGLKEAKELVDNAPKPLKEGIEKEEAEAIKAKLEEAGAVVEVK from the coding sequence ATGACAATCGAACAAATCTTAGAAGCGATTGAAAATATGAAGGTGTTAGAATTAAACGAGTTAGTAAAAGCAGCAGAAGAAAAATTTGGTGTATCAGCAGCTGCTCCAGTAGTAGTAGGTGGCGCAGTAGCAGGTGGTGCAGCAGAAGAAGAACAAACTGAATTTGATGTAATCTTAACAAGTGCTGGTGCATCTAAAATTGGTGTAATTAAAGTAGTAAGAGAAATTACTGGCTTAGGATTAAAAGAAGCTAAAGAATTAGTAGACAATGCTCCAAAACCACTTAAAGAAGGTATTGAAAAAGAAGAAGCTGAAGCAATTAAAGCTAAATTAGAAGAAGCTGGTGCGGTAGTAGAAGTTAAATAG